Proteins from one Telopea speciosissima isolate NSW1024214 ecotype Mountain lineage chromosome 1, Tspe_v1, whole genome shotgun sequence genomic window:
- the LOC122649021 gene encoding pentatricopeptide repeat-containing protein At4g25270, chloroplastic, translating to MESTVLGCTCRSFSVSRCGLPESKKRRKREQQQRRYNRQNTTTNLSFPKSSPTPLLINQTPNSQSRHEALDAVLRDIEASIDRGIEVDAVIFSSLLETCFQMQAIDHGIRIHRLIPPKLLRKNVGLSSKLLRLYSSGGHIDEAHQLFDQMPRRDTYAFAWNSLISGYAEMGIYEDAIALYFQMEEEGVEPDQFTFPRVLKACAGLGLIRMGEEIHRHIVRSGFSGDGFVLNALVDMYAKCGDIVKARKVFDKIVHRDSVSWNSMLTAYIHHGLPLEALDIFRRMLFAGFQPDSVAISAIVSGFLSTRLGAEIHGWIIRRGLEQNLSIVNSLISMYAEVGKLDQARWLFECMPERDVVSWNSIIYGHRHDPQALLYFQRMENFGVLPDGITFVSLLTACANLGLVGDGQRFFLKMKKAYRIAPRMEHYACMVNLFGRAGLVDEAYEIIQKMEFEVGPTVWGALLFACSVYGNVEVGVIAAEKLFELEADNAHNFELLIKIYRNAGRLEEVARVRKLMLDRGLDS from the coding sequence ATGGAGTCCACTGTACTTGGTTGCACTTGTCGTAGCTTTTCCGTCAGCCGCTGCGGTTTACCCGAGAGcaaaaagaggaggaaacgTGAACAACAACAGCGAAGGTACAATCGTCAAAACACAACCACCAATCTCTCTTTCCCAAAATCATCCCCGACTCCGCTCCTCATCAATCAGACACCCAACTCTCAAAGTAGACATGAAGCTCTCGACGCTGTTCTCAGAGACATCGAAGCATCAATCGATCGTGGCATCGAAGTTGATGCAGTAATCTTCTCTTCCCTACTCGAGACATGTTTCCAAATGCAAGCCATTGACCATGGCATCCGAATTCACCGTCTCATCCCCCCGAAGCTCCTTCGTAAGAACGTCGGCCTCTCTTCGAAGCTTCTCCGTTTGTACTCGTCGGGTGGGCACATAGACGAGGCCCATCAACTCTTCGACCAAATGCCAAGGCGTGACACATATGCCTTCGCTTGGAACTCGCTCATTTCCGGCTACGCCGAAATGGGTATTTATGAAGATGCTATAGCTCTTTACTTTCAAATGGAGGAGGAGGGTGTGGAGCCGGATCAGTTCACCTTTCCCCGTGTTTTAAAAGCGTGTGCGGGACTAGGTTTGATTCGGATGGGCGAGGAAATCCACCGCCATATAGTTCGTTCTGGGTTCTCTGGTGATGGGTTTGTGCTCAATGCCCTCGTCGATATGTATGCTAAGTGTGGAGACATTGTAAAGGCTCGAAAGGTCTTTGATAAGATTGTTCATCGCGACTCAGTTTCATGGAATTCGATGTTGACGGCTTACATCCATCATGGGCTTCCGTTGGAGGCCTTGGACATCTTTCGTCGGATGCTCTTTGCTGGTTTCCAGCCAGACTCGGTCGCCATATCCGCAATTGTATCTGGGTTTTTATCTACCAGACTCGGAGCCGAGATTCATGGATGGATTATCCGGCGGGGACTTGAGCAGAATTTGTCCATTGTCAATTCATTAATTTCGATGTACGCAGAGGTCGGGAAGTTGGATCAAGCACGATGGTTGTTTGAGTGTATGCCTGAAAGGGATGTCGTATCGTGGAATTCTATAATTTACGGCCACCGTCATGACCCACAAGCGCTTTTATATTTCCAGCGAATGGAGAATTTTGGTGTTCTGCCAGACGGCATCACGTTCGTGTCCCTGCTTACAGCTTGTGCTAATTTGGGTTTGGTGGGAGATGGACAGCGGTTCTTTCTGAAGATGAAAAAGGCATACAGAATAGCCCCACGCATGGAGCATTACGCTTGTATGGTGAACCTCTTTGGGAGGGCAGGCTTGGTTGATGAGGCTTACGAAATTATCCAGAAGATGGAATTTGAAGTTGGTCCGACTGTGTGGGGTGCTCTTCTATTTGCTTGCTCTGTTTATGGGAACGTAGAGGTGGGAGTGATCGCTGCGGAAAAGCTTTTCGAATTAGAGGCAGACAATGCTCATAACTTCGAGCTTCTGATTAAGATCTACAGGAATGCTGGTAGATTGGAAGAGGTGGCAAGGGTGAGAAAGTTAATGCTGGACAGAGGGTTGGATTCATAA